Proteins co-encoded in one Stomoxys calcitrans chromosome 5, idStoCalc2.1, whole genome shotgun sequence genomic window:
- the LOC106081933 gene encoding multidrug resistance protein homolog 49, whose translation MQAVREDSLAYGLASLAGVVALIVTIAIAVDILNRVAMRQLSRIRKIYLESILRQDMSWFDTTSGKNFASQMSEDLNKMKEGINEKIAIFVYLIMTFVIGILASFIYGWKLTLVVLITCPLIIVSTAMVAKIQSSLTEKELKAYSRAGSVAEEVLSGIRTVFAFSGERKEQERFAARLRPAEVVGCKKGLYSGIGAGTMWFLIYCCYALALWYGVRLILEERLEEDRHYTPAVLIIVLFGVLLGAQNLGFSSPHLESFATAKGAAYSIFTTIDHKSSIDPFDEGGVRPQEVVGNIEFENIYFRYPARTDVEVLKGLSLNIKRGQTVAFVGPSGCGKSTAMQLMQRFYDPLLGSVKLDGRDLRSLNVSWLRSQIGVVGQEPVLFANTIEENIRYGKPDCTMADIEKAARIANCHDFIIRLPQGYQTLVGERGAQMSGGQKQRIAIARALIRDPKILLLDEATSALDPTSERRVQDALEVASKGRTTLVVSHRLSTITNADNIVFVKDGVVAEQGTHDELMARGGLYYQLVKISQRREEVNASTEQSHYEFLKNYNSNKDEDNDYNDDDSGDSEKVVVANGISSVYQRKKGMDNKGYENGIGEKKKSPKKKKSKEEEKYKLSFIQLMRLNGPEWRFLVVGCLASMMHGATFPVWAVFFGDFFGILGDADDEVIRSGSTFLACMFLTIGVIAGVGTLLQTYMFNTAGVKMTSRLRNMTFTTLLNQEVGYFDDPKNSVGALCARLAGDCSNVQGATGIRIGIIVQAISTLAVGVIVALFYSWNLTLVTLVTVPFVCLSIMLEARFTESFVMEEKAAVEKASQVAVEAISNIRTVTSLGLERDIVQRYSEQIDLVNKACVKKIRYRGVIFGLGQSTPLLAYGISLYYGGQLVADGKIDYENIIKVSEALIFGSWMLGQALAYSPNVNEAILSAGRLLKLFQRVPNMQNPVSTPYNTPDKCDGDITYDQVYFEYPTRKGTPILDNFNLKIPKGNTVALVGPSGSGKSTCVQLLLRYYDPLHGTVNLSNTSTTEFPIDALRSKMGLVSQEPVLFDRSIAENIAYGDNFRNNIPMAEIMEAAKKSNIHDFITSLPQGYDTSLGNKGTQLSGGQKQRIAIARALVRNPTILILDEATSALDMESEKVVQEALDAARSGRTCVTIAHRLTTVHDADLICVLKKGVIVEKGTHAELMAKKGLYYDLYMMQQVA comes from the exons ATGCAGGCGGTGCGGGAAGATTCTTTGGCTTATGGTTTAGCCTCATTAGCTGGAGTTGTAGCCCTCATAGTTACGATCGCCATAGCGGTAGATATCCTAAATAGAGTTGCTATGAGACAG ctCAGCCGCATTCGAAAAATCTACCTGGAATCGATTCTGAGACAAGACATGTCATGGTTCGATACTACCTcaggaaaaaattttgccaGTCAAATGTCAGA GGATCTCAACAAAATGAAGGAGGGAATCAATGAGAAAATTGCCATCTTTGTGTATCTCATTATGACCTTTGTTATAGGCATTTTAGCCTCCTTCATCTATGGCTGGAAATTAACCCTAGTGGTACTGATCACatgtccccttatcattgtctCCACGGCGATGGTGGCCAAGATACAGAGCTCACTAACAGAAAAGGAGCTAAAGGCCTACTCGCGTGCTGGCTCGGTGGCCGAAGAAGTGTTGAGTGGTATCCGCACTGTCTTTGCTTTCAGTGGCGAACGCAAGGAGCAGGAGCGTTTTGCGGCTCGCCTAAGACCAGCTGAAGTTGTGGGTTGTAAGAAGGGCCTGTACTCGGGCATAGGAGCAGGAACCATGTGGTTCCTCATCTACTGCTGTTATGCCCTTGCTTTGTGGTATGGGGTGAGATTAATTCTGGAGGAACGTCTCGAAGAAGACAGACATTATACACCCGCTGTTTTAATCATCGTTTTGTTTGGGGTCTTATTGGGAGCTCAAAATCTGGGTTTCTCTTCGCCCCACTTGGAATCGTTTGCAACGGCAAAGGGAGCTGCTTACAGCATATTTACCACCATAGATCATAAATCCAGTATTGATCCATTCGATGAGGGAGGTGTTAGACCCCAAGAGGTGGTGGGAAatattgaatttgaaaatatttacttCCGTTATCCGGCCCGTACCGATGTGGAAGTCCTCAAGGGCCTATCGCTGAACATCAAGCGAGGACAGACAGTGGCTTTTGTGGGGCCCTCAGGATGTGGCAAATCCACAGCTATGCAGCTGATGCAACGTTTCTATGATCCTTTGCTGGGGTCCGTTAAGTTGGATGGTAGAGATTTGCGCAGCCTAAATGTGTCTTGGCTGCGCTCCCAAATCGGCGTAGTGGGTCAAGAGCCTGTCCTATTTGCCAACACCATTGAGGAAAATATACGCTATGGCAAGCCCGATTGTACCATGGCAGACATAGAGAAAGCAGCGCGCATAGCCAATTGCCATGACTTCATAATCCGACTGCCCCAAGGCTATCAGACATTGGTGGGGGAGCGAGGAGCCCAAATGTCAGGAGGGCAAAAACAACGCATAGCCATAGCCCGTGCTCTAATTAGGGATCCCAAAATACTGCTCTTGGATGAGGCCACCTCTGCCTTGGACCCCACATCAGAGCGTCGTGTGCAAGATGCCTTGGAGGTGGCCAGCAAAGGCAGGACCACTTTGGTGGTATCCCATCGCCTTTCCACCATAACCAACGCGGACAATATTGTCTTTGTCAAAGACGGAGTGGTGGCTGAGCAGGGCACTCATGATGAGCTCATGGCCAGGGGTGGTTTGTACTATCAACTCGTAAAGATCTCCCAGCGCAGGGAAGAAGTCAATGCATCAACAGAGCAATCTCATTACGAATTCCTTAAAAATTACAACTCGAATAAGGATGAGGACAACGACTACAATGATGACGACTCTGGTGACAGTGAGAAGGTGGTTGTTGCAAATGGCATCTCGAGTGTATACCAAAGAAAAAAGGGGATGGATAACAAAGGATATGAGAATGGTATTGGCGAGAAAA AGAAATCTCCCAAGAAGAAGAAGTCAAAGGAAGAGGAAAAATATAAACTTTCCTTTATTCAACTAATGCGTTTGAATGGCCCCGAATGGAGATTCCTTGTAGTCGGTTGCTTAGCTTCCATGATGCATGGTGCCACCTTTCCCGTGTGGGCTGTATTCTTTGGCGATTTTTTTGGG ATTTTAGGGGACGCAGATGATGAGGTTATCAGATCGGGCTCCACCTTCCTGGCATGCATGTTTTTAACCATAGGTGTCATTGCCGGAGTGGGAACATTGCTACAGACCTACATGTTCAATACGGCGGGAGTGAAAATGACCTCGCGTCTTAGGAATATGACCTTTACAACTCTATTGAACCAAGAAGTCGGTTATTTTGATGATCCCAAAAACTCAGTGGGTGCACTGTGTGCACGTTTGGCAGGTGATTGTTCGAATGTACAGGGG GCCACTGGAATTCGCATTGGTATTATAGTCCAGGCTATATCGACCTTGGCTGTAGGCGTTATAGTGGCTCTTTTCTACTCATGGAATTTGACCTTGGTAACTTTGGTTACAGTACCATTTGTGTGTTTATCCATAATGTTGGAAGCCCGATTCACCGAGTCCTTTGTAATGGAGGAAAAAGCTGCCGTGGAAAAAGCCTCCCAAGTGGCTGTGGAAGCCATCTCGAATATACGCACCGTTACCAGTTTGGGTCTAGAACGTGACATAGTACAGCGCTACAGTGAGCAAATCGATTTGGTGAATAAGGCATGTGTGAAAAAAATACGTTACCGCGGCGTGATCTTTGGCCTGGGTCAATCTACTCCGCTTTTGGCTTATGGCATATCCCTGTACTATGGAGGACAATTAGTGGCCGATGGCAAAATCGATTATGAGAATATTATAAA GGTTTCAGAGGCTCTCATTTTTGGTTCTTGGATGCTGGGTCAAGCCTTAGCATACAGCCCAAATGTAAATGAGGCTATCCTATCAGCGGGTCGTCTGCTGAAACTTTTTCAACGAGTGCCAAATATGCAAAATCCTGTATCGACGCCCTACAACACACCTGAT AAATGTGATGGCGACATTACCTATGACCAGGTCTACTTTGAATATCCCACCAGAAAAGGTACACCCATTTTGGATAATTTCAATTTGAAAATTCCCAAAGGCAATACAGTGGCTTTGGTTGGACCCTCGGGGTCTGGCAAATCCACTTGTGTCCAATTGCTCTTGCGCTACTATGACCCTCTGCATGGTACGGTCAATCTCAGCAACACTTCAACCACCGAATTCCCCATTGACGCCTTGCGCTCCAAAATGGGTCTTGTCTCTCAGGAACCTGTGCTCTTTGATCGCTCAATTGCCGAGAACATAGCCTATGGCGATAATTTCCGCAACAATATACCCATGGCGGAGATAATGGAAGCTGCCAAAAAGTCCAATATACATGATTTTATAACTTCCCTTCCCCAAGGCTATGATACATCGCTGGGCAACAAGGGAACTCAGTTGTCGGGAGGACAGAAGCAGCGTATTGCCATAGCCAGGGCATTGGTAAGAAATCCCACCATTCTTATATTGGATGAGGCCACATCGGCCTTGGACATGGAGAGCGAGAAGGTGGTGCAGGAGGCTTTGGATGCTGCTCGCAGTGGGCGAACTTGTGTGACCATAGCTCACCGTTTGACCACAGTGCATGATGCCGATCTAATTTGTGTCTTGAAAAAGGGTGTCATTGTGGAAAAAGGAACTCATGCCGAATTGATGGCCAAAAAAGGCTTGTACTACGATCTGTATATGATGCAACAAGTCGCTTAA